A part of Leifsonia xyli subsp. xyli str. CTCB07 genomic DNA contains:
- a CDS encoding polyribonucleotide nucleotidyltransferase, whose amino-acid sequence MEGPEITFAEAMLDNGRFGARTVRFETGRIAQQAQGAVAAYLDEETMLLSATSASKHPKDNFDFFPLTVDVEERSYAAGKIPGSFFRREGRPSTEAILVCRLIDRPLRPSFVDGLRNEVQIVVTVLSIAPDEFYDALAINAASASTQISGLPFSGPIAGVRLALIPGNGAHEDQWVAFPKASQLEEAVFDLIVVGRVLTNEDGTEGDVAIMMVEAEATEGSWNLIQGGAVKPNEEVVAQGLEAAKPFIRQLVGAQAALAKQSAKAIADYPVFLPYSQETYDSVAALAYDELVNVYQIADKVERQNADDALKERVKAALAEKAQAGALDAEALTQFSAAYKSVSKVVMRGRVLREGVRIDGRGLTDIRPLDAEVQIIPRVHGSAVFQRGETQILGVTTLNMLKMEQQIDSLSPVTKKRYLHHYNFPPYSTGETGRVGSPKRREIGHGFLAERALVPVLPSREEFPYAIRQVSEALSSNGSTSMGSVCASTLSLLNAGVPLRAPVAGIAMGLISDVIDGETRYAALTDILGAEDALGDMDFKVAGTSEFVTAIQLDTKLDGIPSSVLASALKQAKDARTTILSVLDAAIDAPDEMAPTAPRVISVQIPVDKIGELIGPKGKTINAIQDETGADISIDEDGTVYIGAVDGPSAEAARAQVNVIANPTNPEVGEQFLGTVVKNAAFGAFVSLLPGKDGLLHISEVRKLAGGKRVESVDDVLSIGQKILVEITKIDDRGKLSLAPVLADEAETHGHDAASEGPTEG is encoded by the coding sequence TTGGAAGGTCCCGAAATCACATTCGCCGAAGCCATGCTCGACAACGGCCGCTTCGGCGCCCGCACCGTCCGGTTCGAGACCGGGCGCATCGCTCAGCAGGCCCAGGGCGCTGTCGCCGCCTACCTCGACGAGGAAACCATGCTGCTGAGCGCCACCAGCGCCAGCAAGCACCCGAAGGACAACTTCGACTTCTTCCCGCTGACCGTCGACGTTGAGGAGCGCTCCTACGCCGCCGGCAAGATCCCCGGCTCGTTCTTCCGCCGTGAGGGCCGGCCGTCGACCGAAGCCATCCTGGTCTGCCGCCTGATCGACCGCCCGCTGCGCCCGTCGTTCGTCGACGGCCTGCGCAACGAGGTCCAGATCGTCGTCACCGTCCTCAGCATCGCTCCGGACGAGTTCTACGACGCGCTGGCGATCAACGCGGCCAGCGCCTCCACGCAGATCTCCGGTCTGCCGTTCTCCGGACCCATAGCGGGTGTGCGCCTGGCGCTCATCCCGGGCAACGGCGCGCACGAGGACCAATGGGTCGCGTTCCCGAAGGCTTCGCAGCTGGAGGAGGCCGTGTTCGATCTCATCGTGGTGGGCCGCGTGCTCACCAACGAGGACGGCACCGAGGGCGACGTCGCGATCATGATGGTCGAGGCGGAGGCCACCGAGGGCTCCTGGAACCTCATCCAGGGCGGTGCGGTGAAGCCGAACGAAGAGGTCGTCGCCCAGGGGCTGGAGGCGGCCAAGCCGTTCATCCGCCAGCTCGTCGGCGCCCAGGCGGCCCTCGCCAAACAGTCCGCGAAGGCGATCGCCGACTACCCGGTGTTCCTGCCCTACTCGCAGGAGACCTACGACAGCGTCGCCGCCCTGGCCTACGACGAACTCGTGAACGTCTACCAGATCGCCGACAAGGTCGAGCGCCAGAACGCCGACGATGCCCTCAAGGAGCGCGTCAAGGCCGCCCTCGCCGAGAAGGCGCAGGCCGGCGCTCTCGACGCCGAGGCGCTCACGCAGTTCTCGGCGGCGTACAAGTCCGTCTCGAAGGTCGTCATGCGCGGCCGCGTCCTCCGCGAGGGCGTCCGCATCGACGGCCGCGGCCTGACCGACATCCGCCCGCTCGACGCCGAGGTGCAGATCATCCCGCGTGTCCACGGCTCGGCGGTCTTCCAGCGCGGCGAGACCCAGATCCTGGGCGTCACCACGCTGAACATGCTCAAGATGGAGCAGCAGATCGACTCGCTCTCGCCAGTCACCAAGAAGCGCTACCTGCACCACTACAACTTCCCGCCGTACTCGACCGGCGAGACCGGTCGCGTCGGCTCCCCGAAGCGTCGCGAGATCGGGCACGGCTTCCTCGCCGAGCGTGCGCTCGTTCCGGTGCTGCCGAGCCGCGAGGAGTTCCCGTACGCGATCCGCCAGGTCTCCGAGGCGCTGAGCTCCAACGGCTCGACCTCGATGGGCTCGGTTTGCGCGTCCACCCTGTCGCTGCTGAACGCCGGTGTGCCGCTGCGCGCCCCGGTCGCCGGCATCGCTATGGGGCTGATCTCCGATGTCATCGACGGTGAGACCCGCTACGCGGCGCTGACCGACATCCTGGGCGCGGAGGACGCGCTCGGCGACATGGACTTCAAGGTCGCCGGAACCAGCGAGTTCGTCACCGCCATCCAGCTCGACACGAAGCTCGACGGCATCCCGTCGTCGGTGCTCGCCAGCGCCTTGAAGCAGGCGAAGGACGCCCGCACCACGATTCTGAGCGTGCTCGACGCCGCGATCGACGCCCCGGACGAGATGGCCCCGACTGCGCCGCGTGTGATCTCGGTTCAGATCCCGGTCGACAAGATCGGCGAGCTGATCGGCCCGAAAGGCAAGACGATCAACGCCATCCAGGACGAGACCGGCGCCGACATCTCCATCGATGAGGACGGCACCGTCTACATCGGCGCTGTCGACGGCCCTTCGGCCGAGGCGGCCCGCGCCCAGGTGAACGTGATCGCCAACCCCACCAACCCGGAGGTCGGCGAGCAGTTCCTCGGAACCGTCGTCAAGAACGCCGCGTTCGGTGCGTTCGTCTCGCTCCTGCCGGGCAAGGACGGCTTGCTGCACATCTCCGAGGTGCGCAAGCTGGCCGGCGGCAAGCGGGTGGAGAGCGTCGACGACGTCCTCAGCATCGGTCAGAAGATTCTGGTGGAGATCACCAAGATCGACGACCGCGGCAAGCTTTCGCTCGCCCCGGTGCTTGCCGACGAGGCCGAGACTCACGGCCACGACGCCGCCAGCGAGGGTCCCACCGAAGGCTGA
- a CDS encoding TetR family transcriptional regulator, which yields MSSPAAESAPRRRGRPYGVDPERIALLALHRFAVHGYDATTMDDIATLAGVGRRTLFRYFPSKPELVWGGLEPVVERMRAVLDAPPEGEPVRDTLARAFAHSLDFEPGAREAARLRLRLMASDPELIAFGVARLGANRDLLAGFLARRLGIPSDGLRARVLADALSSAPFSALLWWADNDDGAPSRAAVEAVDAVLRGVEG from the coding sequence GTGAGCTCACCCGCCGCCGAATCCGCGCCGCGCCGCCGGGGCCGTCCCTACGGTGTGGACCCGGAGCGCATCGCCCTCCTCGCGCTCCACCGCTTCGCCGTGCACGGGTACGACGCGACGACGATGGATGACATCGCCACCCTCGCCGGCGTCGGCCGGCGAACGTTGTTCCGTTACTTTCCGAGCAAGCCCGAACTCGTCTGGGGCGGTTTGGAGCCGGTCGTCGAGCGGATGCGAGCCGTCCTCGACGCGCCGCCGGAGGGCGAGCCGGTCCGCGACACGCTCGCCCGGGCGTTCGCGCACTCCCTCGACTTCGAGCCCGGCGCCCGGGAAGCGGCTCGTCTGCGCCTGCGCCTGATGGCGTCCGATCCTGAGCTGATCGCGTTCGGCGTCGCCCGCCTGGGCGCCAATCGGGACCTGCTGGCCGGCTTCCTCGCCCGCCGCCTCGGTATCCCGAGCGATGGACTCCGCGCCCGGGTGCTTGCCGACGCCCTCAGCTCCGCCCCTTTCTCCGCGCTGCTCTGGTGGGCGGACAATGACGACGGTGCGCCGTCCCGCGCCGCCGTGGAGGCCGTGGACGCGGTGCTGCGCGGTGTGGAAGGCTGA
- a CDS encoding glycoside hydrolase family 2 TIM barrel-domain containing protein, with protein MRSTAVRGGEFVLNDRQLYLRSVLYQGYWTESHLASPSAAALRADVELIAKLGFNAVRIHQKIEDPRFLHWTDRLGIFVWGEAPGAYEFGPRALERTTSEWLATLDRDHSHPSIVTWVPLNESWGMQHIAASRAQREFARGLAALTRAVDPTRPVISNDGWEHVDSDMLTLHDYEADPAVVCARYRDAAARERLLSGAGPAGRAVTLDDQGIGERPFLLTEFGGISFTTTYTGEDAWGYSTAANADEFADRIAALVGAVRESDFLARFC; from the coding sequence ATGCGCTCCACCGCCGTGCGCGGCGGAGAGTTCGTGCTGAACGATCGCCAGCTCTACCTCCGCAGCGTGCTCTACCAGGGCTACTGGACCGAATCCCACCTCGCAAGCCCGAGCGCGGCTGCCCTCCGCGCCGATGTCGAGCTGATCGCAAAGCTCGGTTTCAATGCGGTTCGCATCCACCAGAAGATCGAAGACCCGCGCTTCCTCCACTGGACCGACCGTCTCGGCATCTTCGTCTGGGGCGAAGCGCCCGGGGCGTACGAGTTCGGGCCGCGCGCGCTCGAGCGTACGACCAGCGAGTGGCTGGCCACCCTCGACCGCGACCACTCGCATCCTTCGATCGTGACCTGGGTTCCGCTCAACGAGAGCTGGGGCATGCAGCACATCGCCGCCAGCCGCGCCCAGCGCGAGTTCGCCCGCGGGCTCGCGGCGCTCACCCGGGCGGTCGACCCCACCCGTCCCGTCATCTCGAACGACGGCTGGGAGCACGTCGACTCCGACATGCTGACGCTGCACGACTACGAGGCCGACCCCGCCGTCGTCTGCGCCCGCTACCGCGACGCCGCAGCCCGCGAGCGTCTGCTCTCGGGAGCCGGACCGGCCGGCCGCGCAGTCACGCTGGACGATCAGGGGATCGGTGAGCGCCCGTTCCTGCTGACCGAATTCGGCGGCATCTCGTTCACGACGACATACACGGGCGAGGACGCCTGGGGCTACTCCACCGCCGCCAACGCCGACGAGTTCGCCGACCGCATCGCCGCCCTCGTGGGCGCCGTGCGCGAGAGCGACTTCCTCGCCAGATTCTGCTAA
- a CDS encoding DUF3117 domain-containing protein, with protein MAAMKPRTGDGPMEAVKEGRLIIVRVPLEGGGRLVVSVNDAEAKELHDALASVVGPS; from the coding sequence ATGGCGGCCATGAAGCCGAGGACTGGGGACGGGCCCATGGAGGCTGTGAAGGAGGGGCGGCTCATCATCGTGCGGGTCCCGCTCGAAGGAGGTGGGCGTCTCGTCGTCTCCGTCAACGATGCGGAGGCCAAAGAACTCCACGATGCGCTCGCGAGTGTCGTGGGCCCTTCCTGA
- the rpsO gene encoding 30S ribosomal protein S15, with the protein MALDAETKKSIIDEYATHPGDTGSPEVQVAILTQRIRDLTEHLKEHKHDHHSRRGLLLLVGQRRRLLGYLADIDISRYRALIERLGLRR; encoded by the coding sequence ATGGCACTGGATGCTGAGACCAAGAAGTCGATCATCGACGAGTACGCTACCCACCCTGGTGACACCGGATCCCCCGAGGTCCAGGTTGCTATCCTGACCCAGCGGATCAGGGATCTCACCGAGCACCTCAAGGAGCACAAGCACGACCACCACTCCCGTCGGGGCTTGCTCCTCCTGGTCGGTCAGCGTCGCCGTCTCCTCGGCTACCTCGCGGACATCGACATCAGCCGCTACCGCGCTCTCATCGAGCGCCTTGGCCTTCGCCGCTAG
- a CDS encoding FAD-binding oxidoreductase — protein MNVIDWLTAALGEAAVASGVLTTDPARLDAERADRSGWAADGLPLAVVEATRVEHVRATMGAASEFRVPVVPRGAGTGLAGGANGSAGSIVLSLERMDRILEISAEDQLAVVEPGVINADLNTALEPYGLFFAPDPASRAVSTVGGNIATNAGGLLCAKYGVTREAVLGLDVVLADGRLIHTGCRTVKGVTGYDITSLLVGSEGTLGVIVGATVGLLPSPEGPPTTLAALFPDMSSASGAATRVTTSRLRPAIMDLLDAAALERIAAHLGEAAIHAAFGAAECSSFLLLRFDGPSAHTDGVRAAGIVEEAGGTVRLAAGEAEGERLLAIRRAFHPALAASGSVLIEDVAVPRSRMPEMFAAIERISVRYSIPIPTVAHAGDGNLHPNFVYSGAAAAPAVWDAASELFRTAVQLGGTLTGEHGVGVLKRRWLAEELGPDSYDLQQRLKSVFDPLGILNPGKVFG, from the coding sequence ATGAACGTCATCGACTGGCTCACGGCCGCTCTCGGGGAGGCCGCTGTCGCCTCGGGAGTGCTCACGACCGATCCCGCCCGGCTGGACGCCGAACGGGCCGATCGTTCCGGATGGGCGGCCGACGGCCTGCCCCTTGCCGTGGTGGAGGCGACCCGCGTAGAGCATGTGCGGGCGACGATGGGGGCGGCGAGCGAATTCCGCGTTCCGGTGGTCCCGCGCGGGGCGGGAACCGGGCTCGCCGGTGGCGCGAACGGGTCCGCCGGGTCGATCGTGCTGAGCCTGGAGCGGATGGACCGCATTCTGGAGATCTCGGCCGAAGACCAGCTGGCCGTCGTGGAGCCGGGAGTGATCAACGCCGATCTGAACACGGCGCTGGAACCGTACGGACTGTTCTTCGCGCCGGACCCCGCCAGCAGGGCGGTCTCCACTGTCGGGGGCAACATCGCCACGAACGCGGGCGGGCTGCTGTGCGCGAAGTACGGGGTCACGAGGGAGGCGGTGCTCGGGCTCGACGTGGTGCTTGCGGACGGGCGTCTCATCCACACCGGGTGCCGCACCGTCAAAGGCGTGACGGGGTACGACATCACCTCGCTGCTCGTCGGCTCGGAGGGCACGCTCGGGGTGATCGTCGGCGCAACGGTGGGCCTGCTGCCCTCCCCGGAGGGTCCACCGACGACGCTCGCCGCGCTCTTCCCCGACATGTCTTCCGCCTCCGGCGCGGCCACGCGGGTGACCACCTCGCGTCTGCGCCCGGCCATCATGGATTTGCTGGACGCGGCCGCGCTGGAGCGCATCGCAGCGCACCTGGGGGAAGCGGCGATCCATGCGGCGTTCGGCGCCGCCGAGTGCTCCAGCTTTCTCCTGCTGAGGTTCGACGGGCCCTCCGCTCACACGGACGGGGTGCGGGCCGCCGGCATCGTCGAGGAGGCAGGCGGAACGGTCCGCCTGGCCGCCGGCGAAGCGGAGGGGGAGCGGTTGCTGGCGATCCGGCGCGCGTTCCACCCCGCGCTCGCCGCTTCGGGGTCGGTGCTGATCGAGGATGTCGCGGTGCCGCGGTCGCGGATGCCCGAGATGTTCGCTGCGATCGAGCGGATCTCGGTGCGGTACAGCATTCCGATCCCCACCGTCGCGCACGCGGGCGACGGCAATCTGCACCCCAATTTCGTGTACTCGGGCGCGGCGGCGGCGCCGGCGGTGTGGGACGCGGCCAGCGAACTGTTCCGCACGGCCGTGCAACTGGGAGGCACGCTGACCGGCGAGCACGGTGTCGGCGTGTTGAAGCGCCGCTGGTTGGCCGAGGAACTCGGGCCGGACTCCTACGATCTGCAACAGAGGCTGAAGTCGGTGTTCGACCCGCTTGGCATCCTGAACCCGGGAAAGGTGTTCGGCTGA
- a CDS encoding twin-arginine translocase TatA/TatE family subunit translates to MFGLTFDKLLIVAVIAVFLIGPERLPGYAAKLGEFVRSLRGFADGAKLRMREEMGSEFDDVDWKKLDPRQYDPRRIIREALLDDMPAPASSIKPVTQPVSEQRRPALPPGTLPPFDAEAT, encoded by the coding sequence GTGTTCGGCCTGACATTCGACAAGCTCCTGATCGTGGCGGTGATCGCCGTCTTCCTGATCGGTCCTGAGCGTCTGCCCGGATACGCGGCGAAACTGGGCGAGTTCGTCCGCTCCCTCCGCGGGTTCGCCGACGGTGCGAAATTGCGCATGCGCGAGGAGATGGGTTCGGAGTTCGACGATGTCGACTGGAAGAAGCTCGACCCCCGCCAATACGACCCGCGCCGCATCATCCGCGAGGCTCTGCTCGATGACATGCCCGCTCCGGCGTCCTCGATCAAGCCGGTGACACAGCCGGTCTCCGAGCAGCGGCGCCCGGCGCTCCCTCCGGGAACGCTGCCGCCCTTCGACGCGGAGGCCACCTGA
- a CDS encoding O-methyltransferase codes for MSDKESNWRFADDAIVEGEVITRARQQSLELGVEPIAPSTGAQAAVVVAATAAENIVEIGTGVGVSGLWLLRGGTSAQLTSIDMEVDHQQHARGFFTEAGVPANRVRLITGRALDVLPRMNESSYDIVFVDADPASVIEYVEHGLRLVRPGGAVLVPHALWRGRVADPAARDEVATGFRTLVTETAASGAVISALSPAADGLLQIAKLTP; via the coding sequence GTGTCAGACAAGGAATCGAACTGGAGATTCGCCGATGACGCGATCGTCGAGGGCGAGGTGATCACCCGGGCCCGGCAGCAGTCGCTCGAACTCGGGGTCGAGCCGATTGCGCCGAGCACCGGTGCGCAGGCGGCCGTCGTGGTCGCCGCGACAGCGGCCGAGAACATTGTCGAGATCGGCACCGGAGTCGGCGTCTCGGGGCTCTGGCTGCTGCGCGGCGGCACCAGCGCCCAGCTGACCTCCATCGACATGGAAGTGGACCACCAGCAGCACGCGCGCGGCTTCTTCACCGAAGCGGGCGTCCCGGCCAACCGTGTGCGCCTCATCACCGGGCGAGCGCTGGACGTGCTGCCCCGGATGAACGAGAGCTCCTACGACATCGTCTTCGTCGACGCCGACCCGGCCTCGGTGATCGAGTACGTCGAACACGGCCTGCGCCTGGTGCGTCCGGGAGGCGCCGTGCTGGTTCCGCACGCGCTCTGGCGTGGCCGTGTCGCAGACCCCGCGGCGCGCGACGAGGTGGCGACCGGGTTCCGGACGCTGGTAACCGAGACCGCGGCATCCGGGGCTGTCATCAGCGCTCTCTCTCCCGCCGCTGACGGTCTGCTGCAGATCGCGAAGCTGACGCCGTAG
- the dapE gene encoding succinyl-diaminopimelate desuccinylase — translation MPLDLTATSTDLTRQICDIETVSGNEKPLADAIEAALAPLPHLELIRDGDTVVARTDLGRERRAIIAGHIDTVPLNGNLPTRFAEEDGIRFLWGRGTVDMKAGVAVQLKLAAELTAPAVDVTWMWYDHEEVNAELNGLGRLARNRPDLFTGDFAILGEPSNGVIEGGCNGNLRVEVRAFGRRSHSARGWVGENAIHKVAPILDTLAAYQPREVEVEGLVYREGLNAVGINGGVAGNVIPDECMVHLNYRFAPSHSSEEAIEHLRELFGDYELTVVDCADGARPGLDAPLAQEFVAAVGGAAKPKYGWTDVARFSALGIPAVNYGPGDPLRAHADDERVDVDQIAAVEAGLHAWLTGSGAR, via the coding sequence GTGCCTCTGGACCTCACCGCCACCTCCACCGACCTCACCCGCCAGATCTGCGACATCGAGACCGTCTCCGGGAATGAGAAGCCTCTGGCCGACGCCATCGAAGCCGCTCTCGCTCCGCTGCCGCATCTGGAGCTGATCCGCGATGGCGACACCGTCGTCGCCCGCACAGACCTCGGCCGCGAGCGTCGCGCGATCATCGCCGGGCACATCGACACAGTGCCGCTGAACGGCAACCTGCCCACGCGGTTCGCGGAGGAAGACGGCATCCGCTTCCTGTGGGGCCGCGGGACGGTCGATATGAAGGCGGGCGTCGCCGTGCAGCTTAAGCTCGCCGCCGAACTCACCGCCCCCGCGGTCGATGTGACCTGGATGTGGTACGACCACGAAGAGGTCAACGCCGAGCTGAACGGTCTCGGCCGGCTCGCGCGCAATCGGCCCGATCTGTTCACGGGCGACTTCGCCATCCTGGGCGAGCCGAGCAACGGCGTGATCGAGGGCGGCTGCAACGGCAACTTGCGCGTGGAGGTGCGAGCGTTCGGGCGGCGCTCGCACTCGGCGCGCGGCTGGGTGGGAGAGAATGCCATCCACAAGGTCGCGCCCATCCTGGACACCCTCGCCGCCTATCAGCCGCGCGAGGTGGAGGTGGAGGGGCTGGTCTACCGCGAAGGGCTCAACGCAGTTGGCATCAACGGGGGCGTTGCGGGTAACGTGATCCCGGACGAGTGCATGGTCCACCTCAACTACCGTTTTGCCCCTTCACACAGTTCGGAGGAGGCTATCGAGCACCTGCGCGAGCTGTTCGGGGATTACGAGCTCACCGTGGTCGACTGTGCCGACGGCGCCCGGCCGGGCCTGGACGCGCCGCTCGCGCAAGAGTTCGTCGCCGCGGTCGGCGGCGCCGCCAAGCCGAAGTACGGCTGGACCGATGTCGCCCGCTTCAGCGCCCTCGGCATCCCCGCTGTGAATTACGGCCCAGGCGATCCGCTGCGGGCGCACGCCGACGACGAGCGGGTGGACGTCGACCAGATCGCGGCCGTGGAGGCCGGACTCCATGCCTGGCTCACTGGTTCCGGCGCGCGCTGA
- a CDS encoding sugar-binding domain-containing protein, with product MTSTVADASLPVASRQDGSHPRPQALRSAWAELDGEWEFAFDDADSGLSERWQESCAFPLSIRVPFPFESELSGIGDPGYHPVVWYARDLTPGELTRAGHKSGRRLMLRFGAVDYRCRVWVDGHLLGEHEGGHTPFAFDATDALDTGRPVHRIVLRVEDDPLDVAQPRGKQEWLPEPHAIWYQRTSGIWQPVWLEAVDELHLRTLHWTPDVPRGEVRLELELSRRPTGPAEVSVAIGRDGDALARVSATLTDQRAEIVIPIPAQRNGQAHEELLWRPGSPVLLDATVTLAAGGGTPWRPTSECAPPPCAAESSC from the coding sequence ATGACCAGCACTGTCGCCGATGCCTCCCTGCCCGTCGCGAGCCGCCAGGACGGCAGCCATCCTCGCCCGCAGGCGCTTCGCTCCGCGTGGGCCGAGCTCGACGGCGAGTGGGAATTCGCCTTCGACGACGCCGACAGCGGGCTCAGCGAACGCTGGCAGGAGTCATGCGCCTTCCCGCTGAGCATCCGCGTCCCCTTCCCCTTCGAGTCGGAGCTCTCCGGGATCGGCGACCCCGGCTACCACCCGGTCGTCTGGTACGCCCGGGACCTCACGCCGGGAGAGCTGACCCGCGCCGGGCACAAGTCCGGTCGCCGGCTGATGCTGCGCTTCGGAGCGGTCGACTATCGCTGCCGGGTCTGGGTCGACGGTCACCTCCTCGGCGAGCACGAGGGCGGGCACACTCCGTTCGCCTTCGACGCCACGGACGCGCTCGACACCGGCCGCCCGGTCCATCGCATCGTCCTCCGCGTCGAAGACGACCCGCTGGACGTCGCGCAGCCGCGCGGCAAACAGGAGTGGCTGCCCGAACCGCACGCCATCTGGTACCAGCGCACCAGCGGGATCTGGCAGCCGGTGTGGCTGGAGGCCGTGGACGAACTGCACCTCCGCACCCTGCACTGGACGCCCGACGTCCCCCGCGGCGAGGTGCGGCTGGAACTGGAGCTCAGCCGTCGCCCGACCGGTCCCGCCGAGGTCTCCGTCGCGATCGGACGCGACGGAGACGCGCTCGCCCGGGTCAGCGCGACCTTGACCGACCAGCGCGCCGAGATCGTCATCCCGATCCCCGCGCAGCGCAACGGCCAGGCCCACGAGGAACTGCTCTGGCGCCCCGGCTCCCCCGTGCTGCTCGACGCGACCGTGACCCTGGCAGCCGGCGGCGGAACGCCGTGGCGTCCTACTTCGGAATGCGCTCCACCGCCGTGCGCGGCGGAGAGTTCGTGCTGA
- a CDS encoding VanZ family protein, whose product MFSRLLFAVTALYLLAVAWITLKPSPPDPHRNSLFKGLLMALAESSLLSWIDAAVLEFVANIFLFVPLGVLLTLWLGLRRWWLVLALGAATTLTIEFAQLFIPDRVSDLRDLLANTLGTAFGIAAVAVAARLRRGRRTRRNRLSDSARP is encoded by the coding sequence ATGTTCTCCCGTCTCCTCTTCGCCGTGACCGCACTCTACCTCCTCGCTGTCGCGTGGATCACGCTGAAACCGTCCCCGCCGGACCCGCATCGCAACAGTCTGTTCAAGGGGCTTCTGATGGCGTTAGCCGAGTCGTCGCTGCTGAGCTGGATCGATGCTGCTGTCCTAGAGTTCGTGGCCAATATCTTCCTGTTCGTCCCCTTGGGTGTGCTCTTGACGCTCTGGCTCGGCCTCCGGCGGTGGTGGCTCGTTCTCGCGCTCGGGGCGGCCACGACGCTGACGATCGAGTTCGCGCAGCTGTTCATCCCCGACCGGGTCAGTGACCTGCGCGACCTGCTGGCGAACACGCTCGGCACCGCGTTCGGCATCGCGGCCGTTGCTGTCGCCGCGAGGCTCCGGCGCGGTCGCCGGACCAGGCGGAACCGGCTCAGCGACTCCGCTCGCCCGTGA
- a CDS encoding FKBP-type peptidyl-prolyl cis-trans isomerase, translated as MAENTNEKPEVDAPEGPAPETLEIVDIVEGSGPEAAPGSRVDVHYLGVEYDSGEEFDSSWSRGQSIDFPLNNLIKGWQDGIPGMKVGGRRKLTVPPALAYGPAGGGHPLSGKTLIFVIDLLGVS; from the coding sequence ATGGCAGAGAACACCAACGAGAAGCCTGAGGTCGACGCTCCCGAGGGCCCGGCCCCCGAGACGCTGGAGATCGTCGACATTGTCGAGGGCTCCGGCCCCGAGGCGGCCCCCGGTTCCAGGGTCGACGTACACTACCTCGGCGTCGAGTACGACTCCGGCGAGGAGTTCGACTCCTCCTGGAGCCGCGGGCAGTCCATTGACTTCCCGCTCAACAATCTGATCAAAGGCTGGCAGGACGGCATCCCCGGCATGAAGGTCGGCGGCCGTCGCAAGCTGACCGTCCCGCCGGCGCTCGCCTACGGCCCGGCCGGGGGCGGTCATCCGCTCTCCGGAAAGACTCTCATCTTCGTGATCGACCTGCTCGGCGTCAGCTGA
- the dapD gene encoding 2,3,4,5-tetrahydropyridine-2,6-dicarboxylate N-succinyltransferase: protein MPSDVSREFAAPAVTAAPRTAWGYGLATVAGNGAVLDTWFPEPQLGGIPAGREKWIVPAELEALAAPDPRRNVTVDIVTVEIDLDAAPASTPDAYLRLHILSHLLARPNTVNLEGVFGHLPIVAWTDGGPVLPDDLDRLRPALQRDGLHVTAIDKFPRLLDYVTPDRVRIADASRVRLGAHLAPGTTVMHEGFVNFNAGTLGASMVEGRVSQGVVVGDGSDIGGGASIMGTLSGGGVQRVSIGERALLGANSGIGISIGDDTVVEAGLYVTAGTKVVVVDGPVDASGRPQTVKAVELSGAHGLLFRRNSVTGAVEVLRRDGAGVRLNTALHA from the coding sequence ATGCCTTCCGATGTCTCCCGTGAATTCGCCGCACCCGCCGTCACCGCCGCCCCGAGGACGGCCTGGGGCTACGGGCTCGCGACGGTCGCCGGCAACGGCGCCGTCCTCGACACCTGGTTCCCCGAGCCGCAGCTCGGCGGCATACCGGCCGGGCGCGAGAAGTGGATCGTGCCCGCCGAGCTGGAGGCGCTCGCCGCGCCGGACCCGCGCCGGAACGTCACAGTGGACATCGTCACGGTCGAGATCGACCTGGACGCCGCTCCCGCGTCCACGCCCGACGCCTACCTCCGCCTCCACATCCTCTCGCACCTCCTCGCCCGCCCGAACACGGTGAATCTGGAGGGCGTCTTCGGGCACCTCCCGATCGTCGCGTGGACGGACGGCGGGCCCGTGCTGCCGGACGACCTCGACCGGCTGCGCCCGGCGCTGCAGCGCGACGGCCTCCACGTCACCGCCATCGACAAGTTCCCTCGCCTGCTGGACTATGTCACCCCCGACCGCGTCCGCATCGCCGACGCCTCCCGCGTCCGGCTCGGCGCCCACCTCGCACCCGGCACCACCGTCATGCACGAGGGGTTCGTCAACTTCAACGCCGGAACCCTCGGCGCCTCGATGGTCGAGGGCCGTGTCTCACAGGGCGTCGTGGTCGGCGACGGCTCGGACATCGGGGGCGGCGCGTCCATCATGGGGACGCTCTCTGGCGGCGGGGTCCAGCGGGTGTCCATCGGAGAGCGGGCTCTGCTCGGCGCGAACTCCGGCATCGGCATCTCGATCGGAGACGACACGGTGGTCGAGGCCGGGCTGTACGTGACCGCCGGGACGAAGGTCGTCGTGGTCGACGGGCCGGTGGATGCGAGCGGACGCCCGCAGACAGTGAAGGCCGTCGAGCTGTCCGGCGCACACGGGCTGCTGTTCCGGCGCAACTCGGTGACCGGGGCCGTCGAAGTCCTGCGCCGCGACGGCGCCGGCGTCCGCCTCAACACCGCCCTCCACGCCTAA